The Nitrospira sp. genome includes a region encoding these proteins:
- a CDS encoding DUF5009 domain-containing protein: MATMNHNQIGCPSPPTRVIAVDVLRGLVIFMLIPDLSGGFSFHKMAALYPDNAVWGWLGQQFHHVPWSGAVLWDFVMPVFIFLVGVAIPYSYQNRRAHGDSHGQLLVHAIIRAVALCLLGLLIQYVRFSPHSQIEELLPFVILFLGLPLTEWARRYFGIDDEARAYRYYNLLSVLILSIVGVWTLRHCAQSTYTFSLILTQIGLAYLPAFLLVRQRPVVQFAVAMLNLLAYGAAFAVFVPPSELHATGEAFTGYFSHWNNGDNLAAAFDLWFLNLLPRAEPYVIGPRGDHTLSIIPLISTMLFGVLIARRIMSMHDKRKLVYQLLAVALLAIVSGWVLSTSIWPLVKPLNTPSWIIFSTGIALLTLTLLYWICDVSGKTRWAMPLVVLGTNSVLLYCLASIERWRITGLLEKLAGADFLAHEPIIESLFVLVTLWLVAFVLYRVRVFIRL; encoded by the coding sequence ATGGCGACGATGAATCACAACCAAATAGGCTGCCCGTCTCCGCCGACGCGCGTCATTGCTGTCGATGTCCTGCGCGGCCTGGTGATATTCATGTTGATCCCCGATTTAAGCGGGGGGTTTTCTTTCCACAAGATGGCAGCGCTCTACCCCGACAATGCGGTATGGGGGTGGCTTGGACAACAATTTCATCACGTTCCCTGGAGTGGAGCTGTTCTCTGGGATTTTGTCATGCCTGTGTTTATCTTTTTGGTTGGTGTTGCCATTCCATATTCCTACCAAAATCGGCGTGCACATGGAGATTCGCATGGTCAGTTGCTGGTCCACGCGATTATCCGAGCGGTTGCCTTGTGTCTGCTGGGACTGCTGATCCAGTATGTTCGGTTTTCCCCACATAGCCAGATTGAAGAACTGCTGCCGTTTGTGATTCTATTTCTAGGATTGCCACTTACTGAGTGGGCTCGACGGTACTTCGGGATCGATGACGAGGCCCGGGCATATAGGTACTACAACCTTTTGTCAGTGCTCATTTTGAGTATCGTTGGTGTGTGGACATTGCGACACTGTGCGCAGTCAACGTACACCTTTAGTCTGATCCTGACGCAGATCGGACTTGCCTATCTGCCGGCTTTTCTATTGGTTCGCCAACGCCCTGTTGTGCAATTCGCAGTAGCGATGCTGAATTTGCTGGCGTACGGCGCCGCCTTCGCAGTATTTGTGCCGCCGTCGGAGCTCCATGCCACGGGGGAGGCGTTCACCGGCTATTTTTCACATTGGAACAACGGCGACAATCTAGCGGCGGCGTTCGACCTGTGGTTCCTGAACCTGTTGCCACGCGCGGAGCCGTATGTTATTGGCCCCAGGGGTGATCATACGCTCAGTATCATTCCGCTGATTTCGACCATGCTCTTTGGCGTGCTGATCGCACGTCGCATCATGTCGATGCACGACAAAAGAAAGTTGGTGTACCAGCTACTCGCAGTTGCCCTGCTGGCGATCGTGTCCGGCTGGGTGCTGTCCACTAGCATATGGCCTCTGGTCAAACCACTAAATACTCCGTCGTGGATCATCTTTAGTACCGGTATTGCGTTGCTTACGCTGACACTGCTTTATTGGATTTGCGACGTCTCCGGTAAAACGCGCTGGGCGATGCCATTGGTTGTTCTCGGTACTAACTCGGTGCTGTTGTACTGTCTGGCGAGCATCGAACGTTGGCGTATAACGGGGCTTTTAGAAAAGCTGGCGGGGGCAGATTTTCTCGCACATGAACCGATTATTGAATCACTCTTCGTGTTGGTGACGCTCTGGTTGGTTGCGTTTGTTCTCTATCGGGTACGTGTATTTATACGTCTGTGA
- the holA gene encoding DNA polymerase III subunit delta produces MASTINHVQLESTLKQQGPGCLYLVVGEEDLLRDSAVNALTQAVLGQEGDAFNYEQFYGDEARGADIRNSVAAIPVFAARRLVVVKAAEKLTARESELLLDCVNTPVESTTVVFVSSKMDGRLKFSQALARSAVVVDCSPLREAQLPAWIGCEAERVGLRLEEAAAQLLQEVCGASLYSVRRELEKLASYVPPDRAVTAVDVYQLRGMEPGASVFDLALAIAEGRRGRVLSILARNLDAGEAPLRILGSLAWQYRRIWKVKESLAQGGREGEAARNLRMDPWKVRTFLNRFPEAHLEQAIRLFLDADNQLKGGSSIRPKLVLERVLLALCAEPAGTRIEPTPPPQAQPKRGTTRSVSNVRTIKRRVR; encoded by the coding sequence ATGGCTTCAACCATAAATCATGTCCAGCTCGAGTCGACCCTAAAACAGCAGGGGCCCGGCTGTCTGTACCTCGTGGTCGGAGAGGAGGATTTACTCAGGGACTCTGCTGTGAATGCGCTTACACAAGCGGTGCTCGGCCAAGAGGGGGATGCATTCAATTATGAGCAGTTCTATGGTGATGAAGCGCGCGGAGCCGATATCCGAAACAGTGTTGCTGCCATCCCGGTCTTTGCCGCGCGCCGCTTGGTCGTCGTAAAAGCGGCAGAGAAACTCACTGCGCGCGAAAGCGAGCTCCTGCTCGATTGTGTGAACACTCCTGTGGAGTCTACCACCGTGGTTTTCGTCAGCTCGAAGATGGATGGCCGACTGAAATTCTCCCAGGCTCTTGCCCGATCGGCTGTGGTGGTGGATTGTTCACCGCTTCGTGAGGCCCAGTTGCCAGCCTGGATTGGCTGCGAGGCTGAACGCGTCGGTCTTCGCTTGGAAGAGGCCGCCGCTCAATTACTGCAGGAGGTCTGCGGGGCCTCTCTGTATAGCGTGCGGCGAGAATTGGAGAAACTCGCGTCGTATGTACCGCCCGATCGTGCCGTTACTGCTGTGGATGTGTACCAGCTCCGTGGTATGGAGCCGGGTGCCTCGGTGTTTGATCTGGCGCTGGCCATTGCCGAAGGTCGCCGTGGGCGGGTGTTATCGATCTTGGCACGGAACCTGGACGCTGGGGAAGCGCCGCTTCGGATCCTGGGTTCGTTGGCGTGGCAGTATCGCCGGATCTGGAAAGTCAAAGAGTCGCTGGCTCAAGGAGGGCGTGAAGGGGAGGCGGCCAGGAACTTGCGAATGGATCCGTGGAAGGTGCGGACATTTCTGAATCGGTTTCCTGAGGCCCATCTCGAACAGGCGATCCGTCTTTTTCTGGATGCTGATAACCAGCTGAAGGGTGGGAGCAGCATCCGCCCGAAGCTAGTCTTGGAGCGTGTGCTGTTAGCGCTCTGTGCGGAGCCCGCTGGTACGCGAATCGAACCAACGCCACCTCCACAGGCTCAGCCCAAACGAGGTACCACACGGAGCGTCTCGAACGTGCGGACAATTAAGAGACGAGTGCGTTGA
- a CDS encoding NAD(P)/FAD-dependent oxidoreductase has translation MKARDDITDHPATIVIVGAGAAGLTCSIAAAQTLAHEACDACVLLLDGAKHLGAKILVSGGGRCNVTHDVVTPKDFFGNRNIIRNVLAAFPVEQTIAWFASLGVELKNEPAGKLFPTTDNARTVLHALIDGARRANVTICQDHRVHEISRTKAGFLVQHSHGMTHASCVMLATGGQSLPRSGSDGFGYQLARRLGHQITPTAPALVPLVLAPSMFHTTLSGLSHEVELITQVDRREVDRRRGSLLWTHVGISGPVVLDASRFWTLATRQGAAVEMYGNFVPTHSADELREWFMAQSARHPKRSLVRTLSSLVPDRFAESLCHHLSCEPQTAVAQVPRLNRDRLLNALTRFHFPIIGDRGWNVAEVTAGGIPLEEINYRTMESKLVPGLYLLGELLDCDGRIGGFNFQWAWTTGWLAGESAGKSLVNDKSPSHLTSPPE, from the coding sequence ATGAAGGCGCGTGATGACATAACTGACCACCCTGCCACGATCGTCATCGTGGGCGCAGGCGCCGCGGGTCTGACCTGCTCGATCGCTGCCGCGCAAACGCTTGCGCATGAAGCATGTGATGCTTGCGTTCTCCTATTGGATGGCGCGAAGCACCTCGGAGCGAAGATTCTGGTCTCGGGTGGCGGACGCTGTAACGTGACACATGATGTCGTCACGCCAAAAGATTTTTTTGGAAATCGCAACATCATTCGAAATGTGCTAGCCGCTTTCCCGGTTGAACAAACGATCGCCTGGTTTGCCTCGCTGGGGGTTGAGCTGAAGAATGAACCGGCGGGCAAGCTCTTTCCCACAACTGACAATGCGCGCACTGTTCTCCATGCATTGATCGATGGTGCTCGACGCGCCAATGTGACGATCTGTCAGGACCACCGGGTGCATGAGATTTCACGAACCAAGGCTGGGTTTCTGGTACAACACAGCCACGGTATGACACATGCCTCCTGCGTCATGCTTGCCACCGGGGGGCAGTCGTTACCAAGAAGCGGAAGTGATGGATTCGGATATCAGCTGGCACGCAGGCTTGGACATCAGATTACTCCAACCGCACCGGCCTTGGTTCCACTGGTGCTTGCCCCCTCCATGTTTCACACTACCCTCTCAGGCCTATCCCATGAGGTGGAGCTCATCACGCAGGTCGACAGACGAGAAGTGGACCGACGTAGGGGAAGCCTCCTCTGGACCCATGTTGGAATCAGTGGTCCGGTGGTCCTAGACGCCAGCCGTTTCTGGACTCTGGCAACAAGGCAAGGCGCCGCCGTTGAAATGTACGGCAACTTTGTTCCCACGCACTCAGCAGATGAGCTTCGAGAATGGTTCATGGCCCAGTCCGCTCGACATCCCAAGCGCTCACTGGTTCGAACGCTGTCATCCCTAGTCCCGGATCGTTTTGCCGAATCCCTCTGCCATCACCTGTCCTGCGAGCCACAGACAGCGGTTGCCCAAGTCCCGCGCCTCAACCGAGATCGGTTGCTGAATGCACTCACTCGGTTTCACTTTCCAATTATTGGTGACCGTGGATGGAACGTAGCGGAAGTCACCGCCGGAGGGATTCCACTGGAGGAAATCAACTATCGAACAATGGAATCCAAACTGGTTCCAGGGCTCTATCTTCTTGGGGAACTACTCGATTGTGACGGCAGAATTGGAGGATTTAATTTTCAATGGGCCTGGACAACAGGGTGGCTAGCTGGAGAATCAGCCGGGAAAAGCCTGGTCAACGACAAGAGTCCCTCCCACCTAACATCACCGCCAGAATGA
- a CDS encoding leucine--tRNA ligase — protein MSKGYDHRAIEVKWQQYWDQHGTFRVTNDLSKPKFYCLDMFPYPSGSGLHVGHLEGYTATDIVSRYKRMKGFNVLHPMGWDAFGLPAEQYAVKTGIHPAKTTADNIATFKRQMKRVGLSYDWECEFSTTDPEYYRWTQWIFLKLFERGLAYVAEVPVNWCPQLGTVLANEEIIDGKSEVGGFDVIRKPMRQWVLKITAYADRLLEDLKLVDWPTSTLEMQKNWIGRSIGAEVDFALADRTGAIRVFTTRPDTLFGATYMVLAPEHPLVDVITSEAQKAAVQVYREAASRKSDLQRQELDKEKTGVFTGGYAVNPVNQQRLPIWIADYVLMSYGTGAIMAVPAHDERDWAFARQYQLPIREVIAGGNVQEAAFTDTSRGTVANSAVADGSFSINGLTPSEAIPKTTDWLAKQGKGTKAVNYKLRDWLFARQRYWGEPFPIVWVDGEARALPEEHLPLMLPETSNFKPSGTGESPLANLEAWLVTTDSSTGKPARRETNTMPQWAGSCWYYLRFIDSKNSTQLVDQAKERYWMPVDLYIGGSEHAVLHLLYSRFWHKVLFDIGVVSTPEPFMKLVHQGIVLGEDNQKMSKSRGNVVNPDEMIDQFGADAVRLYEMFMGPLEAMKPWSTRGVEGVTRFLERVWRLIVDDQGHLSSAVVSTAASLDHQRLLHQTIKKVTEDIEALRFNTAISQMMIFTNEMTKAQHRSRSVIEPFVLLLSPFAPHVAEELWTLLGHQPSVSQQPWPTFDPAMTVSERVTIPIQINGKLRAKVEVALDVSREEVERLARAEAAEWLQGNAPKKVIYVDKKLLNFVV, from the coding sequence ATGAGCAAAGGATACGATCATCGCGCGATCGAGGTAAAGTGGCAGCAGTATTGGGATCAGCACGGAACGTTCCGTGTGACGAACGATCTCAGTAAGCCAAAATTCTACTGCCTCGATATGTTCCCCTATCCTTCCGGGTCCGGGCTCCATGTTGGTCACCTTGAAGGGTATACCGCCACGGACATTGTTTCTCGGTATAAACGGATGAAGGGGTTTAATGTCCTTCATCCGATGGGCTGGGACGCCTTCGGCTTGCCGGCAGAGCAGTATGCGGTGAAAACTGGCATCCATCCGGCCAAGACAACGGCGGACAACATTGCCACATTCAAACGCCAGATGAAGCGCGTGGGGCTCTCATACGACTGGGAATGTGAGTTTAGTACGACGGATCCCGAATACTATCGCTGGACACAGTGGATTTTCCTGAAGCTCTTCGAGCGGGGATTGGCCTACGTGGCGGAAGTGCCGGTGAACTGGTGTCCCCAGCTTGGAACGGTGTTGGCGAACGAAGAAATCATCGATGGTAAGAGCGAGGTTGGTGGGTTCGACGTCATTCGCAAACCGATGCGGCAATGGGTGCTGAAGATCACGGCCTACGCGGATCGGTTATTGGAGGACTTGAAGTTGGTCGACTGGCCGACCAGCACGTTGGAGATGCAAAAGAATTGGATCGGCCGCTCGATTGGTGCGGAAGTGGATTTCGCCCTTGCCGATCGGACGGGTGCAATCCGAGTATTCACGACCAGGCCGGATACGCTGTTTGGGGCGACCTATATGGTGCTTGCGCCAGAACACCCCCTCGTCGATGTCATCACGAGTGAGGCGCAAAAAGCTGCGGTTCAGGTGTATCGTGAGGCAGCGTCCAGAAAGAGTGATCTGCAACGGCAAGAGCTCGACAAGGAGAAGACCGGGGTCTTCACCGGTGGTTATGCCGTGAATCCTGTGAACCAGCAACGGTTGCCGATTTGGATTGCCGATTATGTGCTCATGAGTTATGGGACCGGCGCCATCATGGCTGTTCCGGCACACGACGAACGTGACTGGGCCTTCGCGCGTCAATACCAGCTCCCGATTCGTGAAGTGATTGCCGGCGGGAATGTGCAGGAAGCGGCCTTCACCGACACGAGCCGTGGGACAGTGGCAAATTCAGCGGTCGCCGATGGGAGTTTCTCGATCAACGGGCTCACCCCGTCTGAGGCGATCCCGAAAACGACGGACTGGCTTGCGAAGCAGGGGAAAGGAACCAAAGCGGTCAACTACAAGCTGCGGGATTGGCTCTTTGCTCGTCAGCGGTATTGGGGGGAGCCATTTCCGATTGTGTGGGTCGACGGAGAGGCCCGTGCGCTTCCCGAAGAACATCTCCCACTGATGCTACCGGAAACGAGCAACTTCAAGCCATCAGGGACCGGTGAAAGTCCGCTGGCAAACTTAGAGGCATGGTTGGTGACAACCGATTCTTCTACCGGTAAGCCGGCTCGGCGCGAAACAAATACCATGCCGCAATGGGCCGGTTCTTGCTGGTACTATCTGCGGTTCATTGATTCGAAGAATTCAACCCAGCTGGTTGACCAGGCAAAAGAACGCTATTGGATGCCGGTGGATCTGTACATCGGTGGCAGCGAGCATGCTGTGCTGCATCTCCTCTACTCGCGGTTTTGGCACAAGGTGTTGTTCGATATCGGTGTGGTGAGCACGCCTGAGCCGTTTATGAAATTGGTGCACCAGGGCATTGTGTTGGGCGAAGACAATCAGAAGATGTCCAAATCACGCGGCAACGTGGTCAATCCGGATGAGATGATCGACCAATTCGGTGCAGATGCAGTACGGCTCTATGAAATGTTCATGGGACCACTCGAAGCGATGAAGCCCTGGAGTACAAGAGGTGTCGAAGGGGTGACACGGTTCTTGGAACGAGTCTGGCGTCTTATCGTCGATGACCAGGGCCACTTATCCAGCGCTGTGGTTTCGACTGCCGCGAGCCTCGATCATCAGCGACTCCTCCATCAGACGATCAAGAAGGTGACGGAGGACATCGAAGCCCTCCGATTCAATACAGCAATTTCGCAGATGATGATTTTTACCAACGAGATGACAAAAGCGCAGCATCGGTCTCGATCGGTGATCGAGCCGTTTGTGTTGTTGCTCTCGCCGTTCGCGCCGCATGTGGCGGAGGAGCTCTGGACCTTGTTGGGGCATCAGCCGAGCGTGTCGCAGCAGCCGTGGCCGACGTTTGATCCGGCTATGACTGTCAGCGAGCGTGTGACGATCCCCATCCAGATTAATGGGAAGCTCAGGGCGAAGGTCGAGGTGGCGCTTGATGTCTCGCGCGAAGAGGTTGAACGGTTGGCCCGTGCGGAAGCAGCGGAATGGCTCCAAGGAAACGCGCCGAAGAAGGTGATCTACGTTGACAAGAAGTTGCTCAACTTTGTTGTGTGA
- a CDS encoding HAD hydrolase-like protein, translating to MTQHSALNPQPFPNWSHIDDVLLDMDGTLLDRHFDNFFFEEELPRRYAVLHRLSFEESRDRLMAMYRSVEGELAWTDLNYWTRRVGIDVVAMHKELDHMIGFLPGAEAFLRHLRQLGKRVTIVTNAHSTGVSVKVAKTGLDRYVDRIVDAFEVGYLKMRSEYWPNCQRLLGFNPSRSLFMDDDEGCLIAARIFGVAHLVHSAQSSSQLPPAPLPQFFSVTGFAPLLNDRPTG from the coding sequence GTGACTCAGCACTCGGCACTCAACCCTCAGCCCTTCCCGAACTGGTCCCACATCGACGATGTCCTCCTTGATATGGACGGCACGTTGCTGGATCGTCATTTCGACAACTTTTTCTTTGAGGAAGAATTGCCGCGTCGGTATGCCGTGCTGCACAGGCTCTCCTTTGAGGAGTCGCGGGATCGCCTTATGGCCATGTATCGATCAGTCGAAGGGGAGTTGGCATGGACGGACTTGAATTATTGGACCAGGCGAGTGGGGATCGATGTGGTGGCGATGCATAAGGAGCTGGATCATATGATCGGCTTTTTGCCAGGCGCGGAGGCATTCTTGCGCCATCTGCGGCAACTCGGGAAGCGGGTGACGATCGTGACGAATGCCCATTCAACGGGAGTCTCCGTCAAAGTGGCCAAGACGGGATTAGATCGCTACGTGGACCGGATTGTCGATGCGTTCGAAGTGGGCTATCTCAAGATGCGGTCGGAATATTGGCCGAACTGTCAGCGTCTGCTTGGGTTCAACCCGTCACGATCCCTGTTTATGGATGACGACGAAGGGTGCCTGATCGCCGCGAGAATCTTCGGGGTGGCGCACCTGGTGCATAGTGCTCAGTCCAGTTCGCAACTTCCACCGGCTCCGCTCCCACAATTTTTCTCGGTCACGGGGTTCGCACCGCTTCTCAACGACAGACCGACGGGTTAG
- a CDS encoding class I SAM-dependent methyltransferase, translated as MMRLYCKHIFPRLMDHVMRGTEFSQLRTKILQSVAGEVLEIGIGTGLNLAHYGPAVSRVQAVDPIPMLPTRMAERRAAVPFPVEITLQSAERLPYEDRTFDCVVSTWTLCTIPDPVRALQEVRRVLKPEGIFLFLEHGRSDDRKIAAWQDRLNPIQNVIGCGCNLNRRIDDLITQAGLAITQLDRFAMQGVPRLGGEMYRGTAVGQG; from the coding sequence ATGATGAGACTGTATTGCAAACATATCTTCCCTCGTCTGATGGACCACGTCATGCGTGGGACAGAGTTCTCGCAGCTACGGACGAAGATCCTCCAATCGGTGGCCGGCGAGGTACTGGAAATTGGGATTGGGACCGGGCTCAACCTGGCTCACTACGGCCCCGCCGTGTCGCGGGTGCAGGCCGTCGATCCCATCCCCATGCTTCCCACCCGGATGGCGGAACGGCGTGCAGCCGTACCCTTTCCAGTTGAGATTACACTTCAGAGCGCGGAACGGCTTCCCTATGAAGACCGGACATTCGACTGCGTGGTCAGCACCTGGACGCTCTGTACGATCCCCGATCCGGTGCGCGCCCTACAAGAAGTGAGACGGGTCCTCAAGCCTGAAGGCATATTCCTCTTCCTGGAACATGGCCGGAGCGACGACAGGAAGATCGCTGCCTGGCAGGACCGGCTGAACCCGATTCAGAATGTGATCGGCTGCGGATGCAATCTGAATCGCCGGATTGATGACCTGATCACCCAAGCCGGACTGGCCATCACTCAGCTCGATCGATTCGCCATGCAGGGCGTACCACGATTAGGCGGCGAAATGTACCGAGGTACGGCGGTCGGACAGGGCTAA
- the pyrF gene encoding orotidine-5'-phosphate decarboxylase has protein sequence MAKIVARDRLMFALDVPSAAEADQLLDRLQGHLTFVKVGLELYTAAGPEMVKRIVERGMRVFLDLKFLDIEETVRRATSRVAAMGVEFLTVHANRKALTAAVQGRDGSSLKLLAVTVLTNFDGNDLREMGIQRTVQDLVTARALLASEVGCDGVVASGEEATALRHKVGPHFTIVTPGVRPAGKGVDDHARATTPTQTIAAGADYLVIGRPIRDAADPAETVTAILAEMQAAFDARG, from the coding sequence ATGGCGAAGATCGTGGCACGAGATCGGCTGATGTTTGCGTTGGATGTTCCCTCAGCAGCGGAGGCCGATCAACTCTTGGATCGGCTCCAGGGGCATCTGACGTTCGTCAAAGTAGGACTTGAGCTCTACACGGCGGCCGGACCGGAGATGGTGAAGCGGATCGTGGAGCGAGGTATGCGGGTGTTTCTTGACCTGAAATTTCTCGACATCGAAGAAACGGTTCGTCGTGCGACGAGTCGGGTGGCTGCGATGGGGGTCGAGTTCTTGACCGTTCATGCCAACCGCAAGGCACTGACAGCTGCTGTCCAGGGGCGTGACGGCTCATCGCTCAAATTGCTCGCCGTGACTGTGCTGACGAATTTCGACGGTAACGATTTGCGAGAAATGGGGATCCAGCGGACGGTTCAAGACCTCGTGACCGCCAGAGCGTTGCTGGCCTCGGAAGTCGGCTGTGACGGGGTGGTCGCGTCCGGTGAAGAAGCTACGGCACTCCGCCACAAAGTCGGGCCTCATTTTACGATCGTCACACCGGGTGTCCGGCCAGCCGGCAAAGGGGTTGATGACCATGCTCGTGCGACGACCCCCACGCAAACCATTGCCGCCGGGGCGGACTATCTAGTGATCGGTCGACCCATTCGTGATGCGGCTGATCCTGCTGAGACCGTTACCGCGATTCTGGCGGAGATGCAAGCGGCATTTGATGCACGGGGGTAG
- a CDS encoding PilZ domain-containing protein — translation MSNRIDPIRRHSRFPVSWPVLYGDGTAFAEGTVLDLTARGWRVTGAMPVVPGTQLTLKVSIPDRSTPLCIHRAIVLWVKEQEFAIEANEIAPEDQAWVAEFLRHKLGLMWMSQTADHAPPHQTRATQPSSESLPPQSSLPSLEDILRRVTATDLVSTVMPVKANQNSSSEFPHCESSMPIDDVPEKIWHEARYIVRRMVAIKAARIQTGRNPVPEN, via the coding sequence ATGAGTAACCGAATAGATCCCATACGGCGACATAGTCGGTTTCCAGTGAGCTGGCCAGTGTTGTATGGAGATGGCACAGCTTTCGCGGAAGGGACAGTCCTAGATCTCACTGCCCGCGGCTGGCGAGTGACCGGGGCAATGCCAGTTGTCCCAGGTACGCAACTGACCTTGAAGGTGTCAATCCCAGACAGATCCACCCCGCTCTGTATTCATCGTGCGATCGTGCTCTGGGTCAAGGAGCAGGAGTTTGCCATTGAAGCGAATGAGATCGCGCCGGAAGACCAAGCTTGGGTTGCCGAGTTCCTTCGGCACAAACTCGGACTCATGTGGATGTCGCAAACCGCCGACCACGCCCCCCCCCATCAAACCAGAGCTACGCAACCCTCTAGCGAATCGCTTCCACCACAATCGTCTCTTCCATCTCTCGAAGACATCCTACGCCGAGTCACTGCAACCGATCTCGTTTCAACAGTCATGCCGGTGAAAGCCAATCAGAATAGTAGTTCAGAATTTCCCCACTGCGAGAGCAGTATGCCCATCGACGACGTACCTGAGAAAATCTGGCATGAGGCACGCTACATTGTTCGTCGCATGGTCGCAATCAAAGCTGCTCGTATCCAAACTGGCCGAAATCCTGTTCCAGAGAATTAG
- the rpsT gene encoding 30S ribosomal protein S20: MPRIHKSTIRRARQAERRHERNRAAVNTVRTLIKKVQSAVAGKKADEAKTSLLEATSAIGKAVSKGILHRNTASRRISRLAHRVNALVS, encoded by the coding sequence ATGCCCCGAATTCACAAATCGACAATCCGACGCGCACGCCAAGCCGAACGACGCCATGAGCGGAATCGAGCTGCCGTCAACACCGTGCGAACGCTCATCAAGAAGGTCCAATCCGCAGTGGCCGGGAAAAAGGCTGACGAGGCAAAAACCAGCTTGTTGGAAGCGACCTCGGCGATCGGGAAAGCTGTTTCCAAAGGCATTCTTCATCGCAATACTGCCTCCCGACGTATTTCACGATTAGCCCATCGCGTCAACGCACTCGTCTCTTAA
- the xth gene encoding exodeoxyribonuclease III, with translation MKIATFNANSLRKRLPIVLAWLEQHKPDVLCLQETKVQDSEFPLLALAPSGYDITFRGMKSYNGVAILSRHKPEAVFYGFDDGGEPDDSRLLRVVIDGIPIINTYVPQGFEIDSPKYAYKLAWYERLRKYFDKHLSPRAPVIWCGDMNVAPRSMDVHSPEKHLNHVCYHEAARKAYEQTISWGFEDVFVKLYPTRQQYTFWDYRAPSSLAANKGWRIDHMMATAPLAEQCVRADVDVEPRRAKEPSDHTFLWAEFSI, from the coding sequence ATGAAAATTGCCACGTTCAACGCAAATTCCTTACGCAAACGTCTGCCGATCGTCCTCGCCTGGCTCGAACAGCACAAGCCGGATGTTCTTTGCCTTCAAGAAACCAAGGTTCAGGATAGTGAGTTCCCGTTACTGGCATTGGCTCCCAGTGGATACGACATTACCTTTCGCGGCATGAAGTCTTACAACGGCGTCGCGATTCTTAGCCGTCATAAGCCGGAGGCGGTCTTTTACGGATTTGATGATGGCGGGGAGCCGGACGACTCCCGCTTGCTGAGAGTCGTCATTGATGGAATTCCCATTATCAATACATATGTGCCACAGGGATTCGAAATCGATTCACCGAAATATGCCTACAAGCTAGCCTGGTACGAACGCCTCAGAAAATATTTCGACAAACACCTATCGCCCCGGGCACCTGTTATCTGGTGCGGGGATATGAATGTTGCGCCTCGATCGATGGACGTCCATAGTCCAGAGAAACATCTGAACCATGTTTGCTATCACGAAGCCGCGCGGAAGGCGTATGAGCAGACCATCTCGTGGGGATTTGAGGATGTCTTCGTAAAATTATACCCAACTCGTCAGCAGTACACGTTTTGGGACTACCGTGCGCCCAGCTCATTGGCAGCCAACAAAGGATGGCGGATTGATCATATGATGGCGACCGCACCACTGGCTGAACAATGTGTGCGGGCGGATGTGGATGTCGAGCCGCGACGAGCGAAAGAACCGTCCGACCATACATTTTTGTGGGCAGAGTTTTCGATCTGA